A stretch of DNA from Candidatus Cetobacterium colombiensis:
TTTAAAAGAGGTAACGTTATGTTGAAAAACTTTTGTATAGCAGTAGCACCATCTATATCAGCTGCTTCATAATAAGATTTAGATATAGATTGAAGACCTGCAAGATATATAACCATAGAAACACCACAATATTGAATACTATTAACGAATACAATTATCCATACACCAAATTTAGGGTCACCTAACCAATCATTAGCTTCCTTATTAAAGTATAAAAGTATATCATTTAAAGCACCATCACTATATTGGAAAATGAAGTACCACATATATCCCATAATAAGTCCAGAAATTAGAACAGGTAGATATATAACTGCTCTTAAAAGATTTCTTCCTTTAAAATCTTTATTTAAAAGTAAAGCATAACTAATACCGATTACTTGTTGAAGTATTGTACTTCCAACTCCATAAATAATAGTATTTTTAAAAGATATAAAAAAGTTATTATCAATAAAAAGTCTTTTAAAATTTGCCATTCCCACATAATTATATCCTTGAGAAAATCCATTCCAGTCAGTAAAAGATATTCTTATTCCATGGGCAAACGGATAGAAAACCAAAGCTATAAAAAGTATAAGAGATGGCCAATACATCCAGTTAATTGTTTTAAAGTTTTTAAAATTCATATTACCCTCCTTTTTCTTACATAATGAAAGCGATTTCATAGTCATATAAAAAAATATTATGTTCGTTTATTGTTTATATAATCATTTATAACACATAATATTTTTATATGCAACATAAATTTTATAAAAAAATAATTTTTATTAAAAAAATTAAAAAATGTTGCAAAAATAAACTTTTGGTATTATAATAAAATCAAATATTTATTAAAAGTATGCGTTTTCATACAGAAAGGAGTTTTTTCATGGTTAAGATGAAAGATGTAGCTTTGAAAGCTGAAGTTTCTCAAGCAACAGTTTCAAGAGTTATAAATGGTAGTACATATGTTGAACCATATACGAGACAAAAAGTTTTAGATGTAATAGAAGAACTTGGTTACAAAGTAAATAGTGCTGCTAAAGCCTTATCAAGTAAAAAAAGTTCTGTAATAGCTGTTATATTACCTGATATATCAAATCCATATTTTGCTGAAATTTTGAATGTAATAGAAAATGAAGCTTATCAAAGTGGCTATAAAGTAATTTTTATGAATAGTCAAGGAAATGAACATAAAGAAAAAAAATTGATAGACAATATATTAAAGTATAAGCCATTAGGAGTAGTGTTATCACCTTTAGATGATGAAGAAAACTATTCAAAAAAGTTAATTGAAAATAAGATTCCAGTTGTGACTATGGGGAAATTATCACAAAATTTTTCTGGAGTATCAATTAATCATAAAGTTGGTGGAGAACTTTTAGCAAAACATTTTGTAAGTTTAGGACATGAAAAAATTGGATATATAGGAAATAAAGATGATAAATTTAAAGGTTTCAAAGATGGCTTAGCAAGTTTAAATGTAAATTTAAAAGATGAAAATTGTATAGATTTCTATAATTATTCATCTATTAATATAAAAGAAGCTGTATATAGTTCTTTAGAAAAATATTTAAAAAAGCATAAGAAGTTTGATTTTACGGCTATATTTACAGGAAATGATATTGTTGCTATGGAAGTTATAAACTTTTTTAGAGACAAGGGGATAAAAGTTCCAGAGGATATTGCAGTAGCAGGTTTTGATAATATAAGCTTTACAAGTTATTTATCTATAACAACAGTAGCACAGCCAGTAAGGGAGATTGCATTTTTGGCATTTGAAAGGTTAATGATGGAAGCGAAAAGTGGTAATAAAGAGATAAAGCATATAGAGATATTACCTAGATTGATTCCAAGAGATTCAACAGTAAAATTCTTTAAATAAATTAAAGATAAGAGATTCTTATCTTTTAATTTTTACAGCATATGAATTCGTTTACATAATATTCATACAATTTCAAAAAATAAATTAACAGGGGGGTAACAAAAAGATGTTAATGATAATATCTTTCATTTTTTTCACATTGTTAGTAGCAACACTAACATATTTTAAAACAAAAGGTGATAACCTAACAACAAATGACGGGTACTTTTTGGGTGGAAGGAGTTTAACAGGTGGTTTCATAGCAGGATCTTTAATGCTTACAAATTTAAGTCCAGTAAATTTTTCAGGAATGAGTGCACAATCTTATGTATATAATATGTCAGTTATGGGTTGGGAAGTTTGTTCTGGAATAACTCTAGTTCTAGTTGCAATGTTTTTAGTTCCAAGATATTTAAAAGGAGGACTTACGACTATACCAGAATTTTTAGAAGAACGATTCGATTCTAGTGTTAGGCAATTTGTAACTTATCTTTTTCTAGTAAGTTATTTACTCAGTGCATTACCACCAACTTTATACGCAGGTGCTTTAGTTTTAAGTCAACTATTTGATATTCCAGGAATGCTAAATGTAAGTCATACAGCAAGTATTTGGATAACAGTTTGGGCAATTGGAATAATAGGTGCAATCTATGCTATATTTGGTGGATTAAAAGCGGTAGCTTTTTCAGATACATTAAATGGAATAGGACTTATAATTGGAGGATTGGCTGTTCCATATTTAGGATTTAAATTTATAGGTAAGGGTGATTTTTTTCATGGAGTTATAAAACTTGTAGAATCTCATCCAGAAAAATTTGATGCTATAGGAAAAAGTAGCGATTCATTACCGTTTTCAACACTCTTTACTGGAATGATTTTAGTTAACTTATATTATTGGGGTACAGATCAAGGAATAATTCAAAGAGCTTTAGGAGCTAAGAATTTAAAAGAGGGACAAAAAGGAGTTATGATAGCAGGATTTTTAAAGATATTAACACCTTTAATGGTTATTATTCCTGGAATAATTGGCTATCATATATATGGTGATACAATCTCTGATGCAGATTTAACTTATTCTTATTTAGTAAGAGATCTGATGCCAAATTATCTTTTAGGATTCTTTGCTGCAGTTATGTTTGGAGCAGTTTTAAGTTCATATAATAGTGTTTTAAATAGTGCTGCAACTCTTTTTAGTTTAAATATATATAAACCGAAGTTTGGAAAAAATAAAAGTGACTTAGAGATTGTAAATAAAGGCAAACTATTTGGATTTTTAGTAGCATTGATATCGATGTTTATAGCACCTATGATAATGAATGCTCCAAATGGCCTTTTCCAATATTTGCAAACAGTAAATGGATTTTTTAGTGTACCAATATTTACAATAATATTTATTGGATATACAACAAAAAGAGTTCCTGCAATAGCAGCAAAAATTGCTTTAATTATTTTTGTTTCATCATATGCAATGTTACAACTTGTAGTAAAACCAGATTTACATTTTTTACATCAATTGGCAATTTTATTTGTAATTTGTTGTGGAATAATGTTAGCTATTGGAAAAAAATACCCAAGAAAAGAGCCTTTTATTTTAAAAGATAAAAATGTAGTTGAATTAACACCTTGGGATAAGCAATATGAAGTTGCAACGTTAATAGTAACATTTATGATTTCGTTTTACTTAATATTCTCAAAATTAGGTTTAGTAACACAAAATTATAGTAATTTAAAAAGTTACTTAATGATATTATGGACAGTTGCTATAATGATTGCACTGTTCTTTAGAAAAAGAAGATTAAGAAAAATAGAGTTAGAAAGTATTAAAATTATACAAGGAGAAGCCTAATGAGTAAAAGACCATTATTTCATTTTACACCAGAAAAAAATTGGATGAATGACCCAAATGGGTTATCACATTTTAATGGAGAGTATCATATATTTTATCAACATAATCCAGAAAATTGTTATTGGGGAAATATGACTTGGGGGCATGCTAAAAGTAAGGATCTTTTTGCATGGGAACATCTAGAACATGCATTATATCCTGATAGTAAAGAGCTTGGTGACATTGATGGATGTTTCTCTGGAAGTGCTTTTGTGAAAGATAATGAATTACATCTATTTTATACAGGTGTAGAAATGACTACTAAAAGATTAAATGAATTTGGAAATACAATAACAGTAGGAGATGATGACTTAATATCAACTCAAATTTTAGCTAAATCAAAAGATGGAATTAATTTTGAAAAAGTTGCAAAATTAGAAGTACCAATTCCAGAAAAAACTTGTACAGCTCATATAAGAGATCCAAAAGTATGGGAAACAGATGGAAAATACTATATGGTTTTAGGGGCAAAAGATCAAGCTGGTGGAAAAATACTTATGTATGAATCAGATGATTTAAAAAATTGGAATATTTTTACAGAGTTAAAAGAACCCAATATGGGATTTATGTGGGAGTGTCCAGATCTATTTGAAATTGGTGGAAAAGAAGTTCTTGTATTTAGTCCTCAAGGAATTGGAACAGATGGTCAAGTTCATATAGCAGGTTATTATTTAGGTGATTTTGATTATGAGAAAAAAGAGTTTATTCATAGTGATTTAAAAAGGTTAGACAATGGATTTGAATTCTATGCACCTCAAAGTTTTTTAGATGAAAAAGGTAGAAGAGTTTTAATCGGATGGTTAGTAAACCATGCACCTTTACCAGGTGAAAACTTTACAGGAATAATGACAATTCCAAGAGAGTTAAATTATAAAGATGGGAAATTATATCAAATGCCAGTAAAGGAGATAGAAAAATATAGAAATAAAGAACTTGGAGAGTTTTCAGAATTAGATAATAAAAATCAGTATGATTTAAATTTAAAAATAGGTACAGATAAAGATTTTACTTTGATATTATTTGAGAATAATGGAGTTGGATTAAAGTTACATTTTGATTTTAAAGAGAATAAAATTATTTTAGATAGAAGTGATATTATAAATGATTTTAAAGTATTAGAAACATTTGGATTAAAAAGAGAACTAAATTTAGAAATAAAAGAACCAAGCATTGAGTTAAGAGTTATAGTAGACAAATGTGTAGCAGAAATCTATATAAATAATGGAGAATATGTTATGAGTGCAGTTGTAAATCCAAAACTAAATCAAAATAAAGTTATATTGATAGGAGAGATTTTAGAAAAAAATATATATGAATTAAAAAGATAAATAAAAGAGATTGAGTTAAGTAGAGGTAAAAATATAAAAAAATTTTAATAAGAAGAAATTATTTTAGATGAAAATATGGTAGCTATCTAAATTTACAAGAAAAATTACTAATATGCATATGTGAGCATTTAGAGTATGCATTCATAATGATGTTATATAAGAAAAATGAAAAACGACGGATATTATTTTGTGAGCTACTATCTTTTATATTTTTAGGGATGATTAAAAAAATCATCCCTTTATTAATTTTAGATTTTTTCTTTAAAATATATTTAAGATTATAAAATCTAAACTATTTTTTATTATCTCAGCTCTA
This window harbors:
- a CDS encoding LacI family DNA-binding transcriptional regulator codes for the protein MVKMKDVALKAEVSQATVSRVINGSTYVEPYTRQKVLDVIEELGYKVNSAAKALSSKKSSVIAVILPDISNPYFAEILNVIENEAYQSGYKVIFMNSQGNEHKEKKLIDNILKYKPLGVVLSPLDDEENYSKKLIENKIPVVTMGKLSQNFSGVSINHKVGGELLAKHFVSLGHEKIGYIGNKDDKFKGFKDGLASLNVNLKDENCIDFYNYSSINIKEAVYSSLEKYLKKHKKFDFTAIFTGNDIVAMEVINFFRDKGIKVPEDIAVAGFDNISFTSYLSITTVAQPVREIAFLAFERLMMEAKSGNKEIKHIEILPRLIPRDSTVKFFK
- a CDS encoding glycoside hydrolase family 32 protein, which translates into the protein MSKRPLFHFTPEKNWMNDPNGLSHFNGEYHIFYQHNPENCYWGNMTWGHAKSKDLFAWEHLEHALYPDSKELGDIDGCFSGSAFVKDNELHLFYTGVEMTTKRLNEFGNTITVGDDDLISTQILAKSKDGINFEKVAKLEVPIPEKTCTAHIRDPKVWETDGKYYMVLGAKDQAGGKILMYESDDLKNWNIFTELKEPNMGFMWECPDLFEIGGKEVLVFSPQGIGTDGQVHIAGYYLGDFDYEKKEFIHSDLKRLDNGFEFYAPQSFLDEKGRRVLIGWLVNHAPLPGENFTGIMTIPRELNYKDGKLYQMPVKEIEKYRNKELGEFSELDNKNQYDLNLKIGTDKDFTLILFENNGVGLKLHFDFKENKIILDRSDIINDFKVLETFGLKRELNLEIKEPSIELRVIVDKCVAEIYINNGEYVMSAVVNPKLNQNKVILIGEILEKNIYELKR
- a CDS encoding carbohydrate ABC transporter permease, whose product is MNFKNFKTINWMYWPSLILFIALVFYPFAHGIRISFTDWNGFSQGYNYVGMANFKRLFIDNNFFISFKNTIIYGVGSTILQQVIGISYALLLNKDFKGRNLLRAVIYLPVLISGLIMGYMWYFIFQYSDGALNDILLYFNKEANDWLGDPKFGVWIIVFVNSIQYCGVSMVIYLAGLQSISKSYYEAADIDGATAIQKFFNITLPLLKPAIITSFTINLIGGLKLFDAIKALTNGGPGYSSNSISTLVNVAYFRSQMAGYASSMGLALFIFIVFITIIIQKKFTVKEGEL
- a CDS encoding solute:sodium symporter family transporter, which produces MLMIISFIFFTLLVATLTYFKTKGDNLTTNDGYFLGGRSLTGGFIAGSLMLTNLSPVNFSGMSAQSYVYNMSVMGWEVCSGITLVLVAMFLVPRYLKGGLTTIPEFLEERFDSSVRQFVTYLFLVSYLLSALPPTLYAGALVLSQLFDIPGMLNVSHTASIWITVWAIGIIGAIYAIFGGLKAVAFSDTLNGIGLIIGGLAVPYLGFKFIGKGDFFHGVIKLVESHPEKFDAIGKSSDSLPFSTLFTGMILVNLYYWGTDQGIIQRALGAKNLKEGQKGVMIAGFLKILTPLMVIIPGIIGYHIYGDTISDADLTYSYLVRDLMPNYLLGFFAAVMFGAVLSSYNSVLNSAATLFSLNIYKPKFGKNKSDLEIVNKGKLFGFLVALISMFIAPMIMNAPNGLFQYLQTVNGFFSVPIFTIIFIGYTTKRVPAIAAKIALIIFVSSYAMLQLVVKPDLHFLHQLAILFVICCGIMLAIGKKYPRKEPFILKDKNVVELTPWDKQYEVATLIVTFMISFYLIFSKLGLVTQNYSNLKSYLMILWTVAIMIALFFRKRRLRKIELESIKIIQGEA